From one Sphaeramia orbicularis chromosome 9, fSphaOr1.1, whole genome shotgun sequence genomic stretch:
- the clip1a gene encoding CAP-Gly domain-containing linker protein 1 isoform X2 produces MSTAKPSGIKVPSKIAKPPGTGAPKTNPSTGAKAAAADKSAATGGGGDAQNAEENFQIGERVWVNGNKPGYIQFLGETQFAPGQWAGIVLDEPIGKNDGSVAGVRYFQCEALRGIFTRPSKLSRTEGEANGTQTAPPSRAASPTPSVGSVASHTPTTKSALPSTTKKASTSTPATPATNLARTNSESVSNLSETGSVKKGERELKMGDRVLVGGTKAGVVRFLGETDFAKGEWCGVELDEPLGKNDGAVAGTRYFQCQSKYGLFAPVHKVTRIGFPSTTPAKAKTTVRKVVATPSGLKRSPSASSISTMSSVTSSASAKPSRTGLLTETSSRYNRKISGTTALQEALKEKQQHIEQLMAERDMEKAEVAKATSHAGEMEQEISLLRDDQEQMETKMDQLRALVEAADKDKVELLNQLEEERRKVEDLQFRVEEACITKGDLETQTRLEHAHIKELEQSLLFEKTKAEKLQRELEDTRVATVSERSRIMELEKDLALRTREVTDLQLRLGTQQGGEDSNSTVSPLLDEINSLRDQLASQESKQQEEVGKYKEKLEDQEKRHSETVVQLQAASVRLSGDNEQLQMRLSQAEKENTEVIESWRLKLESAVASHQQAMEELKLSFSKGAGAQTAELVETKSALEKLKLEHKLGLDETEAKHKAESLAWTQEIQALKGQVLSLTEDKERLEESLRSRVERAEEQHLVEMEDVLGKLHAAEVRLKEFEEKEAVLTQQAQDKDRETKEQMAEVVALRSQVAQGNQELETLKTQLEEVQSQGSSQGAKVNKLGSLLDGKEKELLSIQQSLNTVQQQKDALEQELGSLKQKMSESTEEQIKYSKTMQETVEKLSKQEEQCASLTAESESLKSQLAGLERKLKTADEKVEQLTKDKSKLENNISDMMKASGDSSVQLSKMNEDLMQKERRLEELQNHLAEEKEKVAHLNDQLQQEMTRKDEVLKETRSTHQCQISSFEEKIASLEKTVQQGETLVEELKTSHKKSLSEASELHGKELQVMQDQVNQLKQDLSLSKDKGQELQKQVSELQPYKEQAQCLSAELESTKHDVEHLSKQMEKQSLDLELMCKGSKAVETEKSKLENQLSDMQTKLSALEVSHQQLSVQNEELQKTKDILSKHEEELLAKKSCSDEERISLSKELEKLKDDLHQVQIENKNLKQAKDEQQAKIEELEKQTAEKNDMLLKHQQDIQQIETKKKQLLEDYENACKEKIRLEEDMSENISKLTSEKDNLILERDAARNAKKSLDAKNADLQSKIKSLNLEKEDLTMKNTQLQVLTETLAKEKEGMSSEISTVTLDKKNLETMKEELQNKLSATKKELENSLRECEELKASKMSLAQMLEEFKTSSQVTDSERLHLLQEKEDLLAVQRKVCSEKDELLKEIEELKEKLQVSAEQLCQSNEKHKEALSSLEQEKQSFNLQNSETEMTLHALRKEQMSLESALEQQKMDYERLAVEKGELEEKHIKVISEKDALSHEREKLAGDVRAAKDQLDSYSRANADLTQEKSDLTAKLEENQRQKDEAEATVTSLKHDKADLQKKLQKQSSDIELLERGKDKLVEEHCKLKLDSEKAHLDLIQQVDKLTKDYQNLQSLQAETDKKLQSTQEEKEGLLKENQELKCQTKSLLESKVCLKSQLKAEASERSKMTADKDGLSRQIEEQQKKISKLMQENEDISSNLKNTAEQKKSDVASLSTQLKQREQEISQLAVDKEQLVSKLEEMGKQISSLTTEKKKLLTGQSKLDQDITSLRSSQEKWLSERSELLGELDKLQTTQKQLQVDIKTLQSDKEALEKQYREAVGAVSASATMKEELSSSISNLTAQREALQVERDEAAQQVMQLESQLKNALSKQLEATEASGKTAEAFEHLTKEKATLLQEKNEAQSLLEEVRTSKQEMETQLKALMEEKSKHQDDLKVLKEQLCTETQKTKTLSQEIERLKETVSTKSQSLQKLQDEHNKLNEALDNNQKDQSDLMKLKDEQAKLKKQLGELKQSLPNNSFSENTLKEQLVKEKAALQQSINKNSALTSEKDQQVENLRSELAVLRGESASVKTLQGMVQALEQDKADLQERVKRLEKDLAAGPDGINKSSGDAVLDQLLEDKETAESQIDFLNSVIVDLQRKNEELKDKLEKMAAAALNGNNASELDNYDSLDKEPVKKKPPPRLFCDICDCFDLHDTEDCPTQMQMPDSPPHTTYHGNKGDERPYCDICEVFGHWTESCNDDQTF; encoded by the exons ATGAGCACAGCAAAGCCGAGTGGGATCAAGGTGCCCAGCAAGATTGCAAAACCACCTGGGACGGGAGCACCCAAGACCAACCCCAGCACAG GAGCTAAAGCTGCTGCGGCTGACAAATCAGCTGCTACTGGTGGTGGCGGAGATGCCCAGAATGCTGAGGAAAATTTCCAGATTGGGGAGCGAGTATGGGTGAATGGGAATAAGCCAGGCTATATACAGTTTTTAGGAGAAACACAGTTCGCTCCTGGACAGTGGGCAGGTATAGTTCTAGATGAGCCAATTGGGAAGAATGACGGTTCAGTGGCCGGGGTGCGGTACTTCCAGTGTGAAGCCCTACGAGGAATTTTTACCCGTCCATCCAAGCTGTCTCGCACAGAGGGGGAGGCTAATGGGACCCAGACAGCGCCCCCATCACGAGCTGCATCACCCACTCCTTCAGTCGGAAGTGTAGCCTCCCATACCCCCACCACAAAATCAGCGTTGCCCTCAACAACCAAGAAGGCCTCAACATCTACACCTGCTACACCAGCTACCAACCTTGCACGTACCAACAGTGAATCGGTCTCCAACCTTTCAGAGACTGGTTCAGTCAAGAAAGGCGAAAGAGAACTGAAGATGGGTGACCGTGTGCTG GTTGGTGGTACTAAGGCAGGAGTGGTTCGTTTCCTTGGAGAAACAGATTTTGCCAAAGGCGAGTGGTGTGGTGTGGAACTTGATGAACCCTTAGGCAAGAATGATGGAGCAGTGGCAGGCACAAG ATATTTTCAGTGCCAATCCAAGTATGGCTTATTTGCTCCAGTGCACAAAGTCACACGCATTGGCTTCCCTTCAACCACGCCAGCCAAAGCAAAGACAACAGTTCGAAAAGTTGTGGCTACACCATCAGGCCTGAAGCGAAGCCCCAGTGCCTCTTCAATCAGTACCATGAGCTCTGTGACCTCCTCTGCCAGCGCCAAGCCTAGTCGTACAGGCCTG CTAACAGAGACTTCATCGAGATATAATCGAAAGATTTCGGGCACAACGGCCCTGCAGGAAGCGCTGAAGGAAAAGCAACAGCATATTGAGCAGCTGATGGCTGAGAGGGACATGGAGAAAGCTGAGGTTGCCAAGGCCACCAGCCATGCGGGAGAGATGGAGCAAGAAATTTCCCTGCTCAGGGATGATCAGGAGCAG ATGGAGACAAAAATGGATCAGTTACGTGCCTTGGTAGAAGCTGCAGACAAAGATAAAGTAGAGCTGCTGAATCAGTTGGAAGAGGAGCGCAG GAAAGTGGAGGATCTGCAGTTCCGGGTAGAGGAAGCTTGCATTACCAAAGGAGACTTGGAG ACGCAGACCAGGCTGGAGCATGCCCACATTAAGGAGCTTGAACAGAGCCTGCTCTTTGAAAAGACCAAAGCTGAGAAACTCCAAAGAGAGTTAGAAGACACTAGG GTTGCAACGGTGTCAGAAAGATCTCGAATTATGGAGCTTGAGAAGGACCTTGCACTGCGAACAAGAGAAGTTACAGACCTGCAGCTGCGTCTCGGCACCCAGCAGGGTGGTGAGGACTCGAACTCAACTGTTTCTCCACTGCTTGATGAGATAAATTCTCTGAGAGATCAGTTAGCTTCCCAAGAATCTAAGCAGCAAGAGGAGGTGGGAAAGTACAAGGAGAAGTTGGAAGACCAAGAAAAGCGCCACAGTGAGACAGTTGTCCAGCTTCAGGCTGCATCTGTTCGACTTTCAGGTGACAATGAACAGTTGCAGATGCGCCTAAGCCAGGCTGAGAAGGAGAATACAGAGGTTATTGAATCATGGCGTTTAAAATTAGAGTCTGCCGTTGCCTCTCATCAGCAAGCCATGGAAGAGCTGAAGCTGTCTTTCAGCAAAGGTGCAGGTGCCCAAACTGCAGAGCTTGTAGAAACCAAAAGTGCACTAGAAAAGCTAAAGTTAGAGCACAAGTTGGGTCTAGACGAGACTGAAGCCAAACATAAAGCTGAATCCTTGGCTTGGACTCAGGAGATACAGGCTTTGAAGGGACAGGTTTTGTCTTTGACTGAAGACAAGGAGAGACTGGAGGAGTCACTACGGTCTCGAGTTGAAAGAGCTGAAGAGCAGCACCTCGTGGAGATGGAGGATGTTCTTGGAAAGCTTCATGCTGCTGAAGTTAGATTAAAGGAGTTTGAGGAGAAAGAGGCAGTGTTGACACAACAGGCACAAGACAAGGACAGAGAAACCAAAGAGCAGATGGCAGAGGTGGTGGCTTTGCGTAGCCAAGTAGCACAAGGCAACCAGGAGCTTGAGACCCTCAAGACTCAGTTAGAGGAGGTTCAGAGCCAAGGCAGCTCACAGGGGGCCAAG GTCAATAAATTAGGATCTCTGTTGGATGGAAAAGAGAAGGAACTCCTCTCAATACAGCAGAGTCTAAATACTGTACAACAGCAGAAGGACGCCCTAGAACAAGAACTTGGAAGCCTG aaacaAAAGATGTCTGAAAGCACAGAGGAGCAGATTAAATACTCTAAAACTATGCAAG AAACAGTTGAGAAACTCAGTAAGCAGGAGGAGCAGTGCGCATCCCTGACAGCAGAATCAGAGTCTCTTAAAAGTCAACTGGCAG GACTGGAAAGGAAGCTgaagactgcagatgaaaaggttGAACAGCTTACAAAGGACAAAAGCAAGCTGGAAAATAATATTTCAGACATGATGAAGGCATCTGGTGATAGTTCAGTGCAGCTCTCCAAAATGAACGAAGACCTCATGCAGAAAGAACG GAGGCTTGAGGAATTACAGAATCATTTAGCAGAGGAGAAGGAAAAAGTGGCACACTTGAATGATCAACTCCAGCAAGAAATGACCCGCAAAGATGAGGTGCTCAAGGAGACAAGAAGTACACATCAGTGTCAAATCAGTAGCTTTGAAGAAAAGATTGCATCTCTG GAGAAGACCGTGCAACAAGGTGAAACCCTGGTTGAAGAGCTGAAGACTTCCCACAAGAAGTCCCTGTCTGAGGCATCAGAACTCCATGGGAAGGAGCTTCAGGTGATGCAGGATCAGGTTAACCAGTTAAAGCAGGATCTCAGTCTCTCCAAGGATAAAGGTCAGGAGTTGCAGAAGCAGGTGTCTGAGTTGCAGCCCTATAAGGAGCAGGCACAG TGTCTTTCCGCTGAGCTTGAGTCCACCAAGCATGATGTTGaacatttatccaaacaaatggaaAAGCAGAGTCTAGATCTGGAGCTCATGTGTAAGGGAAGTAAGGCTGTTGAGACTGAGAAAAGTAAACTGGAGAATCAGCTTTCTGATATGCAAACAAAATTATCTGCCCTTGAGGTTAGTCACCAGCAGCTTTCAGTCCAGAATGAAGAACTGCAAAAAACTAAAGATATACTTTCAAAACATGAAGAGGAGCTTCTGGCCAAAAAAAGTTGTTCAGATGAAGAAAGAATTTCTCTCAGCAAAGAGCTGGAGAAGCTAAAAGATGACCTGCATCAAGTACAGATTGAAAACAAAAACCTGAAGCAAGCCAAAGATGAGCAGCAGGCCAAAATTGAGGAACTGGAAAAACAAACTGCAGAGAAGAATGACATGCTGTTAAAGCATCAACAGGACATCCAACAGATTGAGACTAAAAAGAAGCAACTACTCGAGGATTATGAAAATGCCTGCAAAGAGAAGATCAGACTTGAAGAGGACATGAGTGAAAATATATCTAAGCTCACATCTGAGAAGGACAATCTAATTTTAGAGAGAGACGCTGCTAGAAATGCCAAAAAATCCCTTGATGCTAAAAATGCTGATTTGCAGTCAAAAATTAAATCTTTGAACTTAGAAAAAGAAGATCTCACAATGAAGAATACTCAGCTGCAGGTTCTGACAGAAACATTAGCAAAGGAGAAAGAGGGTATGTCTTCTGAAATCAGCACTGTCACGTTGGATAAGAAGAATCTTGAGACAATGAAAGAGGAGCTTCAAAATAAACTCAGTGCCACTAAGAAAGAGTTAGAGAATTCTCTCCGTGAATGTGAAGAACTTAAAGCATCAAAAATGAGCCTGGCTCAGATGTTGGAAGAGTTTAAAACGAGCAGCCAAGTTACTGATTCTGAGAGACTTCACCTTCTACAGGAGAAGGAGGACCTTCTTGCAGTCCAAAGAAAAGTGTGTAGTGAAAAAGATGAGCTCCTCAAAGAGATAGAAGAACTAAAGGAGAAGCTTCAAGTCTCAGCAGAACAACTTTGTCAGTCAAATGAGAAACATAAAGAGGCACTATCATCTTTGGAGCAAGAAAAGCAGTCTTTTAATCTTCAGAATTCTGAAACTGAGATGACTCTTCATGCTTTACGAAAAGAACAAATGAGCCTGGAATCTGCATTAGAGCAACAGAAGATGGATTACGAGCGACTGGCAGTGGAGAAGGGAGAATTAGAAGAGAAGCACATAAAAGTTATATCTGAGAAGGATGCTCTTTCTCATGAGCGAGAAAAGTTAGCAGGTGATGTCCGAGCAGCCAAGGACCAGTTGGATAGTTATTCCAGAGCTAATGCCGACCTTACTCAAGAGAAGTCTGACTTAACAGcaaaactggaagaaaaccaaCGGCAAAAAGATGAGGCTGAAGCTACGGTAACTTCACTGAAACATGACAAAGCTGACCTACAAAagaagttgcagaaacaaagctctGATATAGAACTTCTTGAAAGGGGCAAAGATAAATTGGTTGAGGAACACTGTAAACTAAAACTAGATTCTGAAAAAGCTCATTTAGACCTCATTCAACAGGTGGACAAGCTTACAAAAGATTATCAGAATCTGCAGTCACTTCAGGCTGAGACCGACAAAAAATTGCAATCTACACAAGAAGAGAAAGAGGGTCTGTTGAAAGAAAACCAGGAACTGAAATGTCAAACTAAATCATTGTTAGAGTCCAAGGTTTGTCTTAAGTCCCAGTTAAAGGCTGAAGCCAGTGAACGGAGTAAAATGACCGCTGATAAAGATGGTCTCTCCAGACAGATTGAAGAGCAGCAGAAGAAGATCTCCAAACTCATGCAAGAAAATGAGGATATATCCTCTAATCTCAAGAACACTGCTGAACAGAAGAAGTCAGATGTGGCATCTCTGAGCACACAATTAAAGCAGAGAGAGCAAGAAATTAGTCAGCTGGCTGTAGATAAAGAACAGCTTGTCTCTAAACTTGAGGAGATGGGAAAGCAGATTTCCTCCCTgaccacagaaaagaaaaagctTTTAACTGGACAGAGTAAATTAGATCAGGACATCACCTCTCTTCGCAGTAGTCAAGAAAAATGGCTTTCAGAGCGATCAGAGCTCCTTGGAGAGTTAGACAAGTTGCAGACCACCCAAAAACAACTACAAGTAGATATCAAGACATTACAAAGTGATAAAGAAGCTTTGGAAAAGCAATACAGGGAGGCTGTTGGGGCGGTGTCAGCTTCTGCAACTATGAAAGAAGAGCTTTCCTCCAGCATCTCTAACTTGACAGCTCAGAGGGAAGCCCTGCAAGTGGAGAGAGATGAAGCCGCCCAGCAAGTCATGCAGCTCGAGTCCCAACTAAAAAATGCGCTTTCTAAGCAGCTTGAG GCAACAGAGGCTTCTGGGAAAACTGCTGAGGCCTTTGAGCATCTGACAAAGGAAAAAGCCACTTTACTGCAGGAGAAAAATGAAGCCCAGTCTTTGTTGGAAGAGGTCCGTACTTCGAAACAGGAAATGGAGACTCAG CTTAAAGCACTAATGGAGGAGAAGTCCAAGCACCAAGATGACCTGAAAGTATTGAAAGAGCAGCTTTGCACAGAAACTCAGAAGACCAAGACTCTCTCCCAGGAAAT TGAGCGGCTGAAAGAAACTGTTTCAACGAAGTCGCAATCCCTTCAGAAACTGCAGGATGAGCACAACAAGCTGAATGAAGCGCTTGATAACAATCAAAAAGATCAGAGTGATCTTATGAAG CTCAAGGATGAACAGGCAAAACTCAAGAAACAGTTAGGAGAGTTGAAGCAAAG CCTGCCAAATAATTCCTTCAG TGAGAATACGTTGAAGGAGCAGTTGGTGAAAGAAAAGGCTGCCCTTCAGCAGTCCATCAATAAAAACAGTGCCTTAACCTCTGAAAAGGACCAGCAAGTGGAAAACCTAAGGAGCGAG CTGGCTGTACTTCGTGGGGAAAGTGCCTCTGTTAAGACACTCCAGGGTATGGTTCAGGCCTTGGAACAGGACAAGGCTGATCTTCAAGAGCGTGTTAAGAGACTGGAGAAGGATCTGGCTGCAGGGCCTGATGGTATCAACAAGTCCTCAG GTGATGCAGTGTTGGACCAACTGCTGGAGGACAAGGAGACTGCAGAGAGTCAG